Proteins encoded together in one Variovorax paradoxus EPS window:
- a CDS encoding SDR family oxidoreductase has protein sequence MSIIDSLRPAPGLRVLVTAGGSGIGAAVARAFRETGARVHVCDIDRGALDRLAVEAPEITSSMADASVPDDVDLVFDDVQGALGGLDVLVSNVGIAGPTGAIQDLSRGDWERTVAVNLNSQFYFAQRAVPLLRQSAQNPCLIAMSSVAGRLGYAFRTPYAATKWAIVGLMKSLAIELGPHGVRVNAILPGTVEGERMNSVIGARAATAGVSVEAMRAQYLQKISLRRMVTLDDVAAMALFLSSPAARNLTGQAISVDGNMEYL, from the coding sequence ATGAGCATCATCGATTCACTGCGGCCCGCGCCCGGCCTGCGCGTGCTGGTCACCGCGGGCGGCTCCGGCATCGGCGCGGCCGTTGCCCGCGCCTTCCGCGAAACCGGCGCGCGCGTGCATGTGTGCGACATCGACCGCGGCGCCCTCGACCGCCTGGCCGTCGAGGCGCCCGAGATCACCTCGAGCATGGCGGATGCCTCGGTGCCCGACGACGTCGACCTCGTCTTCGACGATGTGCAGGGCGCGCTCGGCGGGCTCGACGTTCTGGTCAGCAACGTCGGCATTGCCGGGCCGACCGGCGCGATCCAGGACCTGAGCCGCGGCGACTGGGAACGCACGGTGGCCGTCAACCTCAACAGCCAGTTCTATTTCGCCCAGCGTGCCGTGCCCTTGCTCCGGCAGTCCGCGCAGAACCCGTGCCTCATTGCGATGAGCTCGGTCGCGGGCCGGCTCGGCTATGCGTTTCGCACGCCGTATGCCGCCACCAAGTGGGCCATCGTGGGCCTCATGAAATCGCTGGCGATCGAGCTCGGCCCGCACGGCGTGCGCGTCAACGCGATCCTTCCGGGCACGGTGGAAGGCGAGCGCATGAACAGCGTGATCGGCGCGCGCGCGGCGACCGCGGGCGTGTCGGTGGAGGCGATGCGCGCGCAGTACCTGCAGAAGATCTCGCTGCGCCGCATGGTCACGCTGGACGACGTGGCGGCCATGGCGCTTTTTCTCTCTTCGCCCGCGGCGCGCAACCTGACCGGCCAGGCGATCAGCGTCGACGGGAACATGGAATACCTCTGA
- a CDS encoding branched-chain amino acid ABC transporter permease, with protein sequence MDQIIVSLMNGVIYGLLLFMVSAGLTLIFGMMGVLNFAHASFYMLGAYFAYTLQGAIGFWLALLVSPVLVGLVGVVVERFFLRRVHHHGHAHELLLTFGLSFIVAESIKLFFGNYPVDYRIPAALDVSAFTVGGSQYPVYRLLMGGVAIAMFVVIYLLLTRTRVGIVVRSAIYKPRMAEALGHNVPLVFMGVFGVGAALAGLAGAVAGAFYTTNPNMALELGVMVFVVVVVGGLGSLGGAMLASLLIGVVTSLAVGVDRSLADLFALFGAGEWATSVGGLMTLKISSLSATIPFALMLLILLVRPSGLMGEKA encoded by the coding sequence ATGGACCAGATCATCGTTTCCCTCATGAACGGCGTCATCTACGGCTTGCTGCTGTTCATGGTGTCGGCCGGGCTCACGCTCATCTTCGGAATGATGGGCGTGCTCAATTTCGCGCACGCCTCGTTCTACATGCTCGGGGCGTACTTCGCGTACACGCTGCAGGGCGCCATCGGCTTCTGGCTCGCGCTCCTTGTCTCGCCGGTGCTCGTGGGACTGGTGGGTGTGGTGGTCGAGCGCTTCTTCCTGCGGCGGGTGCACCACCACGGGCATGCGCATGAGCTGCTCCTGACCTTCGGCCTCTCGTTCATCGTTGCCGAATCGATCAAGCTCTTCTTCGGCAACTACCCGGTCGACTACCGGATTCCCGCGGCGCTCGATGTGTCGGCCTTCACGGTCGGCGGCTCGCAGTACCCGGTGTACCGCCTCCTGATGGGCGGCGTCGCCATCGCGATGTTCGTGGTCATCTACCTGCTGCTGACGCGCACGCGCGTGGGCATCGTGGTGCGCTCGGCCATCTACAAGCCGCGCATGGCGGAGGCGCTGGGGCACAACGTGCCGCTGGTCTTCATGGGTGTCTTCGGCGTGGGCGCTGCGCTCGCGGGCCTGGCGGGCGCGGTGGCCGGCGCGTTCTACACGACGAACCCCAACATGGCGCTCGAACTCGGCGTGATGGTGTTCGTGGTGGTCGTGGTCGGTGGGCTGGGCTCGCTCGGCGGGGCGATGCTGGCTTCGCTGCTGATCGGCGTCGTCACCTCGCTGGCCGTCGGCGTGGACCGCAGCCTCGCCGACCTGTTTGCGCTCTTCGGCGCAGGCGAATGGGCCACGAGCGTGGGCGGCCTGATGACGCTGAAGATCTCCAGCCTGTCCGCGACCATTCCCTTCGCGCTGATGCTGCTGATCCTGCTCGTGCGGCCCAGCGGCCTCATGGGCGAGAAGGCGTGA
- a CDS encoding 3-keto-5-aminohexanoate cleavage protein, with protein sequence MATTTTQDKVIISCAVTGSVHTPTMSEHLALTPDQIAEQAIEAAEAGAAILHLHARDPKDGRPSADPKIFDAFVPRIRDATDAVINITTGGSTRMTLEERLAYPLQAKPEMCSLNMGSMNFSIHPAARRIAEWKHEWEKPYVEGMEDLIFRNTFRDIKHILKVLGDDCGTRFEFECYDVGHLYNLAHFVDEGLITGPLFIQSIYGILGGLGPDPENLVVMRTTADRLFGRDGYRFSILGAGRHQMPLLTMGAVMGGNVRVGLEDSLYLAKGQLAKSCAEQVRKIRRILEELSLEIATPDEARAMLGLKGRDAVAF encoded by the coding sequence ATGGCAACCACAACCACCCAAGACAAGGTCATCATTTCCTGCGCGGTCACCGGCTCGGTCCACACGCCGACGATGTCCGAGCACCTGGCGCTCACGCCCGACCAGATCGCCGAGCAGGCCATCGAGGCCGCGGAGGCCGGCGCCGCCATCCTGCACCTGCATGCGCGCGATCCGAAGGACGGCCGGCCCTCGGCCGACCCGAAGATCTTCGATGCGTTCGTGCCCCGCATCCGCGATGCCACCGACGCGGTCATCAACATCACGACCGGCGGCAGCACGCGCATGACGCTCGAGGAGCGGCTGGCTTATCCACTGCAGGCCAAGCCCGAGATGTGCTCGCTGAACATGGGCTCGATGAACTTCTCGATCCACCCGGCCGCGCGGCGCATCGCCGAGTGGAAGCACGAGTGGGAGAAGCCGTACGTCGAAGGCATGGAGGACTTGATCTTTCGCAACACCTTCCGCGACATCAAGCACATCCTGAAAGTGCTGGGCGATGACTGCGGCACGCGCTTCGAGTTCGAGTGCTACGACGTAGGCCATCTCTACAACCTCGCGCACTTCGTGGACGAGGGACTCATCACGGGGCCGCTCTTCATCCAGAGCATCTACGGCATCCTGGGCGGCCTCGGGCCGGACCCGGAGAACCTCGTGGTGATGCGCACCACCGCCGACCGCCTCTTCGGGCGCGACGGCTACCGCTTCTCGATCCTCGGCGCGGGCCGCCACCAGATGCCGCTGTTGACCATGGGCGCGGTGATGGGCGGCAATGTGCGCGTGGGTCTGGAGGACAGCCTCTACCTCGCCAAGGGGCAGCTCGCGAAGTCGTGCGCCGAGCAGGTGAGAAAGATCCGCCGGATCCTCGAAGAGCTCTCGCTCGAGATCGCCACCCCCGACGAGGCGCGCGCCATGCTGGGCCTGAAGGGCCGCGACGCGGTCGCGTTCTGA
- a CDS encoding branched-chain amino acid ABC transporter permease produces MKTALLLVLAGVAALAALPFLLSQGLLNAAIQMLIAALFASAYNLLCGQAGMLSFGHAAYFGVGAFGTVHAMNAIGGAGLLPTPLMPLAGAACGLVFGGIAGWFATKRTGTYFAMITLAIAELVHSLAPHLKGLFGGEAGVSTMRMPAWGLDFGSTTQVYYLTLAWVLLSVLLLYLFTRTPMGRLAYGLRENSHRLRFLGYNVHGLGMLVFAISAMFSGIAGGLQVVSNESANYVVFDPALSAAVVLNTYIGGVKVFLGPAFGAALMTFFGYAVSDLTQSWLLYQGILFVLVMMFMPSGLAGLIGTTGRLRQSIGIARLVPLVLLSIAAAVLLSMGGAFAVEMLQRIFSQDYRAMAKLAAGGAWPPVTLLARAWSPTAVATWAVPVVLIGAGALLAWVGQRHLKQATERAGGAA; encoded by the coding sequence ATGAAGACGGCGCTTCTCCTCGTCCTCGCGGGCGTCGCGGCGCTCGCCGCGCTGCCTTTCCTGCTGTCGCAGGGGCTGCTGAACGCGGCCATCCAGATGCTCATCGCCGCGCTGTTCGCGAGCGCCTACAACCTGCTGTGCGGGCAGGCGGGCATGCTGTCCTTCGGGCACGCTGCCTATTTCGGTGTCGGCGCGTTCGGCACCGTGCATGCGATGAACGCCATCGGCGGCGCGGGCCTCCTGCCCACGCCCCTGATGCCGCTCGCGGGCGCCGCCTGCGGCCTGGTCTTCGGCGGCATCGCCGGCTGGTTCGCGACCAAGCGCACCGGCACCTACTTCGCGATGATCACGCTAGCCATCGCCGAGCTGGTGCACTCGCTCGCGCCACACCTCAAGGGCCTCTTCGGCGGCGAGGCCGGCGTGTCCACCATGCGCATGCCGGCATGGGGCCTCGATTTCGGATCGACCACGCAGGTGTACTACCTCACGCTCGCGTGGGTGCTGCTGTCGGTGTTGCTGCTGTACCTGTTCACGCGCACGCCCATGGGCCGTCTCGCCTACGGCCTCCGCGAAAACAGCCACCGGCTGCGCTTCCTCGGCTACAACGTGCACGGCCTGGGCATGCTGGTGTTCGCGATCTCGGCGATGTTCTCGGGCATCGCGGGCGGCCTGCAGGTGGTGTCGAACGAATCGGCGAACTACGTGGTGTTCGATCCGGCGCTTTCGGCCGCCGTCGTTCTCAACACATACATCGGCGGCGTGAAGGTGTTCCTCGGTCCCGCGTTCGGCGCGGCGCTCATGACCTTCTTCGGCTACGCCGTCTCCGACCTCACGCAGTCGTGGCTGCTCTACCAGGGAATCCTGTTCGTGCTCGTGATGATGTTCATGCCCTCGGGGCTCGCCGGTCTCATCGGCACCACCGGGCGACTGCGCCAAAGCATCGGCATCGCGCGCCTCGTGCCACTGGTGCTGCTGTCCATCGCCGCGGCGGTGCTGCTGAGCATGGGCGGCGCGTTCGCGGTCGAGATGCTGCAGCGCATCTTCTCGCAGGACTACCGCGCAATGGCCAAGCTCGCCGCGGGCGGCGCTTGGCCGCCGGTCACGCTGCTCGCGCGCGCCTGGTCGCCGACGGCAGTGGCGACGTGGGCGGTGCCGGTGGTGCTCATCGGTGCGGGCGCTTTGCTCGCGTGGGTCGGGCAGCGGCACCTCAAGCAGGCCACCGAGCGCGCGGGAGGTGCCGCATGA
- a CDS encoding ABC transporter ATP-binding protein gives MSAAAETLLHVEDLHAHYGKSHILHGVNLQVARNEVVSLLGRNGSGRSTTMKAVMGLVTPTSGHIRLQGRELAGARPYAICRAGIGYVPEEREVFANLTVDENLRMGEQTPVPGAHRWRIEEMFDYFPRLKERRNTKAGSMSGGEQQMLTMCRSLLGNPLVLLIDEPTEGLAPKIVAQVAECIRDMHRKGVSVVLVEQKLAIALKVSTRVCVMGHGRIVFEGTPQELAADEKLVAEWLAV, from the coding sequence ATGAGCGCCGCCGCCGAAACCCTGCTGCACGTCGAAGACCTGCACGCCCACTACGGCAAGAGCCACATCCTGCATGGCGTGAACCTGCAGGTCGCGCGCAACGAAGTCGTGAGCCTGCTCGGCCGCAACGGCTCAGGGCGCTCGACCACGATGAAGGCCGTGATGGGGCTGGTCACGCCGACCTCCGGCCACATCCGGCTGCAGGGCCGCGAACTCGCGGGCGCAAGGCCCTACGCCATCTGCCGCGCCGGCATCGGCTACGTGCCCGAAGAGCGCGAGGTGTTCGCCAACCTCACGGTCGACGAGAACCTGCGCATGGGCGAGCAGACGCCCGTGCCCGGCGCGCACCGCTGGCGCATCGAGGAGATGTTCGACTACTTCCCGCGCCTCAAGGAGCGCCGCAACACCAAGGCCGGCAGCATGTCCGGCGGCGAGCAGCAGATGCTCACGATGTGCCGCTCGCTGCTGGGCAATCCGCTGGTGCTGCTGATCGACGAACCCACCGAGGGCCTTGCGCCCAAGATCGTCGCGCAGGTCGCCGAATGCATCCGCGACATGCACCGCAAGGGCGTCTCGGTCGTGCTGGTCGAGCAGAAGCTGGCCATTGCGCTGAAGGTCTCCACGCGCGTGTGCGTGATGGGACACGGGCGCATCGTCTTCGAGGGCACGCCGCAGGAGCTGGCGGCCGACGAGAAGCTCGTGGCCGAGTGGCTCGCGGTCTGA
- a CDS encoding ABC transporter ATP-binding protein — protein sequence MSDPILSIRGLRKSFGPTEIMRGVDLDLLGTERHALIGPNGAGKSTLFHLISGHLAPSAGTVHFDGHSIGGRTPQAINRLGLARSFQITNIFPKLSVFENIRLAVMRPHGLAYAFWKFIDSDRRVREETYRLLELVRLTSRAGAIAGEMAYSEQRSLEIAMTLASDPKVILLDEPMAGMSNEETHYTAELILEVTKGRALMLVEHDMDVVFSLSDRISVLVYGQVIATGTPDEIRANASVKEAYLGEEVAA from the coding sequence ATGAGCGATCCGATCCTCAGCATCCGCGGGCTGCGCAAGTCCTTCGGCCCAACGGAAATCATGCGCGGCGTGGACCTCGACCTGCTCGGCACCGAAAGGCACGCGCTCATCGGCCCGAACGGCGCGGGCAAGTCCACGCTCTTCCATCTCATCTCGGGGCACCTCGCGCCGAGCGCCGGCACGGTCCATTTCGACGGGCATTCCATCGGCGGCCGCACGCCGCAGGCGATCAACCGGCTGGGCCTGGCGCGCTCGTTCCAGATCACCAACATCTTTCCGAAGCTCAGCGTGTTCGAGAACATCCGCCTCGCCGTGATGCGTCCGCACGGGCTCGCGTATGCGTTCTGGAAATTCATCGATAGCGACCGGCGCGTCCGCGAAGAAACGTACCGCTTGCTGGAACTGGTGCGGCTGACAAGCCGGGCGGGCGCCATCGCCGGCGAGATGGCGTACTCCGAGCAGCGTTCGCTCGAGATCGCGATGACGCTCGCCTCCGACCCGAAGGTGATCCTCCTGGACGAGCCGATGGCTGGAATGTCGAACGAGGAAACGCACTACACCGCCGAGCTGATCCTCGAAGTGACCAAAGGGCGCGCGCTGATGCTCGTGGAGCACGACATGGACGTGGTGTTCTCGCTCAGCGACCGCATCAGCGTGCTGGTCTACGGCCAAGTGATCGCGACCGGCACGCCCGACGAGATCCGCGCCAACGCGAGCGTGAAGGAAGCCTACCTGGGCGAGGAGGTGGCCGCATGA
- a CDS encoding branched-chain amino acid ABC transporter substrate-binding protein: MHKFNALAFALVPAVGLLCGAASTASAAPVKIGVLETLSGPQASSGQAYRAAVRYAIDQINAAGGWNGEPVQLLEYDNQGGPAGAADKLKAAAADGVQLIVQGASSAIGGQITEDIRKYNLRNPGKEMVYLNVGAEALELTGEKCNFHHFRFGGDPQVRTKALVSAMKQANALGTKVYSINQNYSWGQDMEKAIADNAAAGGYQVVEKTLHDVNKVQDFAPYVAKIAASKADSVLTGNWSNDLLLLMKASKSAGLKARFGTVYLDQPGNLANAGDLAVGHFVVQTFNPEAGGAEGERFVNDYKAKTGHVPVFIEPQTVFGMAMVADALKRTKPEGGALNVNAFAKALEATTIKTPMGDMSMRAADHQAQLPMVVSTVTKDAKFKVDDTDMGFKPVKRFTAQEASTPAQASCAMKRPG, translated from the coding sequence ATGCACAAGTTCAACGCACTCGCCTTCGCCCTCGTTCCCGCGGTGGGTCTTCTTTGCGGCGCCGCATCGACGGCATCGGCCGCACCGGTCAAGATCGGCGTGCTCGAAACGCTCTCGGGTCCGCAGGCCTCGTCGGGCCAGGCGTATCGCGCGGCCGTTCGCTACGCCATCGACCAGATCAACGCCGCGGGCGGCTGGAACGGCGAGCCGGTGCAGCTTCTGGAGTACGACAACCAGGGCGGCCCCGCTGGCGCGGCCGACAAGCTCAAGGCTGCCGCGGCGGACGGCGTGCAGCTCATCGTGCAGGGCGCCTCGTCGGCCATCGGCGGGCAGATCACCGAAGACATCCGCAAGTACAACCTGCGCAATCCCGGCAAGGAGATGGTCTACCTCAATGTCGGCGCCGAAGCGCTGGAGCTCACCGGCGAGAAGTGCAACTTCCACCACTTCCGCTTCGGCGGCGATCCGCAGGTGCGCACCAAGGCGCTTGTGAGCGCGATGAAGCAGGCCAATGCGCTGGGCACCAAGGTCTATTCGATCAACCAGAACTACTCCTGGGGCCAGGACATGGAGAAGGCCATCGCCGACAACGCGGCGGCGGGCGGCTACCAGGTGGTCGAGAAGACGCTGCACGACGTCAACAAGGTGCAGGACTTCGCGCCCTACGTCGCGAAGATCGCTGCGTCGAAGGCCGACTCGGTGCTCACGGGCAACTGGTCGAACGACCTGCTGCTGCTGATGAAGGCCTCGAAGTCGGCGGGCCTGAAGGCACGCTTCGGCACGGTCTACCTCGACCAGCCGGGCAACCTCGCCAATGCCGGCGACCTGGCCGTCGGCCACTTCGTCGTGCAGACCTTCAACCCCGAGGCGGGCGGTGCCGAAGGCGAGCGCTTCGTCAACGACTACAAGGCCAAGACCGGCCACGTGCCGGTGTTCATCGAGCCGCAGACCGTCTTCGGCATGGCCATGGTGGCCGATGCATTGAAGCGCACCAAGCCCGAAGGCGGCGCGCTCAACGTGAACGCGTTCGCGAAGGCGCTGGAGGCCACCACCATCAAGACGCCGATGGGCGACATGAGCATGCGCGCCGCCGACCACCAGGCGCAGCTGCCGATGGTGGTGTCCACCGTCACCAAGGATGCGAAGTTCAAGGTGGATGACACCGACATGGGCTTCAAGCCGGTCAAGCGCTTCACCGCGCAGGAAGCATCGACGCCCGCGCAGGCCAGCTGCGCCATGAAGCGGCCCGGCTGA